A single Mus pahari unplaced genomic scaffold, PAHARI_EIJ_v1.1 scaffold_9089_1, whole genome shotgun sequence DNA region contains:
- the LOC110315829 gene encoding vomeronasal type-2 receptor 116-like, with the protein MFTLFLLLLIQNIPLLVADFIYPRCFWRIKRNKDKDGNLGSGCSFFIQAVPWPMEKEIFSSVLETQTHTENHKHALALAFSINEVNRNSDLLPNMSLIFTFSAHICDWEPQVKSLIYLSLQNHDIFPNYVCNDDMCAVALTGLNWATTLTLYIILNNFISHQFLHLTYGPFHPALSDHEEFPYLYQMXSEDTSLALAMVSFIIHFSWNWVGLAISDNDKGIQFXSYLRREMEKNTVCFAFVSMIPVNMHLYITRAEEYYNQIMISSTNVVILYGDTDSTLAVSFRMWESLDIKRIWVTTSQWDIAISLKDFTFDNLYGAFAFEHHHGEISGFKNFVQTLNLLKYSDEYLVKLEWMYFDCEVSAPKCKTLKTCSSNHSLEWLMVHTFDMTFTERSYAIYNAVYAVAHALHELTFQKLDNMPTDNGREQNYICNKLGSFLRKIHFTNPVGDKVNMNQRNKLQENYDIFYVWNFPQELGLKVKIGIFIPSFINGQQLHLSDDMIEWARGSIQ; encoded by the exons ATGTTCACTTTATTTTTACTCCTCTTGATCCAGAACATTCCACTTCTTGTGGCTGATTTTATTTATCCCAGGTGCTTTTGGAGAATAAAACGGAATAAAGACAAGGATGGAAATCTGGGATCAGGTTGTAGCTTCTTTATTCAAGCAGTACCATGGCCCATGGAGAAAGAGATTTTCAGTTCTGTTTTGGAAACACA AACACACACTGAAAATCACAAGCATGCTCTGGCCTTGGCTTTTTCCATAAATGAAGTCAACAGGAACTCTGATCTTTTGCCAAATATGTCTCTAATATTTACATTCTCAGCACATATTTGTGATTGGGAACCCCAAGTAAAAAGTCTCATTTATTTGAGTTTACAAAATCATGACATTTTCCCTAATTATGTCTGTAATGATGACATGTGTGCAGTGGCACTTACAGGACTAAACTGGGCAACAACTCTGACACTTTATATAATCTTAAACAACTTCATATCTCAtcag TTCCTTCATCTTACTTATGGACCCTTTCATCCTGCCCTGAGTGATCATGAAGAATTTCCCTATCTATATCAGATGGNCTCTGAGGATACATCTCTAGCCCTTGCCATGGTCTCCTTCATAATTCATTTCAGTTGGAACTGGGTAGGGTTGGCCATCTCAGACAATGATAAAGGTATCCAATTTNTTTCCTATttgagaagagagatggaaaaaaatacagTCTGCTTTGCTTTTGTCAGCATGATTCCAGTCAATATGCATTTATACATAACAAGAGCTGAAGAGTATTACAACCAAATCATGATATCTTCTACAAATGTTGTTATCTTATATGGTGACACAGACAGTACTTTAGCTGTGAGCTTTAGAATGTGGGAATCTCTAGATATAAAGAGAATATGGGTCACCACCTCACAGTGGGATATTGCTATTAGTTTGAAAGACTTCACATTTGATAACTTGTATGGGGCATTTGCTTTTGAACACCACCATGGTGagatttctggttttaaaaatttTGTCCAAACATTGAACCTGTTAAAGTATTCAGATGAATATCTGGTAAAGCTGGAATGGATGTACTTTGACTGTGAAGTCTCAGCACCTAAATGTAAGACACTGAAGACCTGCTCATCGAATCACTCATTGGAATGGTTAATGGTACATACATTTGACATGACCTTTACTGAAAGAAGTTATGCCATATACAATGCTGTGTATGCTGTTGCCCATGCACTCCATGAGCTGACTTTTCAAAAATTGGATAATATGCCCACTGACAATGGGAGAGAACAAAATTATATCTGCAACAAG CTGGGTTCCTTTCTGAGAAAGATCCACTTCACAAATCCTGTTGGGGACAAAGTGAATATgaaccaaagaaacaagctgcaggAAAATTATGACATTTTCTACGTTTGGAATTTTCCACAGGAACTTGGACTTAAAGTGAAAATAGGAATATTTATTCCCTCTTTTATAAATGGTCAACAGCTACACTTGTCTGACGATATGATAGAGTGGGCAAGAGGAAGTATACAG